The region GCCGCGTGATGACGTCGTCCTTGCGGGCCATGACCTGCTTCCAGTTCAGCTTCGGCTTGTCCACGCCCTCAATCCCGTAGGTGTTGGCGTGCTTCAGGTGGTCCCAGATCTCGGCTGTAAACAGCAGAGCCTTGGTCGGAATGCATCCCCACAGCAGGCAAGTTCCACCCAGCCTGTCATTTGCATCAATCAGGGCTACTTTCAGACCATACTGCGCCGCACGGATGCCGCAGGTATAACCCGCCGGACCGCCGCCCACCACCACCACGTCAAAGATCGTATCTGCCAAAACGTTCTCCTCTTCGATTCCCCAAACATTCTAGATTACAGAGCCTGTCAAGCCCCCACGCCGGGCGAACACCGCACCACGACCGCCGCTTTTCTCAAAAAAGCCCAAAAGTTCACCTGCACCGCAATTTAGGGGTAGACAAATTGCGATTTGAGGATAAACTTCCGTCCTGATACCGGGGCCCCGTAACAGAATCACACTCCGCCAGAAAGCAGAGCGAGATCATGATCCTGAACGGCACTGCCGTCGAGAACAACACCACCCTTCGCGCACAATATTGTGTTATCGGCTCCGGAATGGGAGGAGCCTCCGTCGCCTCCTCCCTCGCAAAGGCCGGCAAAGACGTCCTCCTGGTGGAAGCCGGAGGCAGCGAACGCTCCTCTTCGCCTCCAGTCTCGGCCGAGAGCACCGGACGGCCCTTCGGCATTCCGCTCACACGCTGCATCGAGCTTGGGGGAACCAGCAACGCCTGGCATGGCAACTCCAATCCTCTGGATGAGCAGGACTTCGCCCCCCGGCCCTGGCTCGACGTTGACGGCTGGCCGCTTACCCGGCAGGACCTCGATCCGTTCTATGAGAAGGCGGCCCTCCTGCTGGGAAATGACTCCTGCAGCGGCCTTAAGCCCAGCCTGTTGCCGCCCGCTGTTCATCGCAGTATCGGCCGCATCGACTTCAACCCCTCCATCCTGCACCCCAAGTTCCTCGAATATCGCAAGCCACCGCACCGGTGGAAGAATACCCTGCTCGAGCTCGCCCACAACGGTCGCCTGCGCTGCCTGCTTGGGACCTGCGCTCTCGAACTTCTGCCCGACGAGCATGGATCGAGGGTGGTGCGCCTCAAGGCCGGAGCCCCCGGCCGCACTTTCTTTCTCGAGGCCGAAACCTTCATCGTGGCCGCAGGCGCTCTGGAGACGCCCCGCCTGCTTCTCAACTCCCGCTCGCGCCACCCCGGGGGAATCGGAAACCAGCACGACCAGGTGGGCCGCTGCCTGATGGACCACCCCACCGGCCCCTTTTCCATGCTTCGCTTCCGGCGCATCCTCCGGGCCACCGCCTACTCCGACCATGCCCTGCCGGGCGGCGAGCGCTATGTCCGCGCGGCCCTTGCCCTGCAGCCCGAGCTTCAGGAGAGCCTCCAGACCTCCAATCATTACTTTATGATCCGCCCCTGCATCGGATCGCGGCACGTCCGGGGAGACCTCCGTCTCTCTTTCCTCGCCGCCCGGTCCATCCGCGATATCAACGTCCGCCAGGTGGCCGGAATCCTCAGCTCGCCCAACCTTCTCTATCGCATCCTTATCGCACGGCTCGGTGTCCCGGCGTTCTATCGCTATGGCGAGCTGTTCTTCATGGCGGAGCAGCTTCCCAATCCCAAGAGCCGCATCACCCTTTCCCCGGAACGGAAAGACGCCTTCGGCTATCCTGTCGCCTCCATCCACTGGAACCCGACCAGCGCCGACTTCAGGAGCCTCGAGAGCTTCGTCAATACGGCTTTCACCACCGGTCTTTCCTCACGCCACCACCGTATGGCCCACCAGGGAACCATCGAGGAGTGGATCGACAGCTTTACCTCGGCTGCGCACCATCTCGGTACGGCCCGCATGGCTGCAACGTCCACCCACGGCGTCGTTAACCCCAGCCTGCAGGTCTTCGGGGTGAACAATCTCTATCTCTGCGACGCCTCCGTCTTCCCGACCGCGGGGAGCGCGAATCCCTCGCTCACCATCACAGCGCTCGGAATACGTCTGGCCCAGCATCTGCTTCGGGATCAGGGGATTCAGAAGAGTTCCGTCCCGAGTCAGCTTCTCCAGAATTCGTCGATTTCAGAGCGGTCAATTCCAGTTTCGCTCAACGGGGCAGGGCCCAACTGAATCAGGCGCTTTTTCCGGTCGGGTCCTCTGTTCTCCAGCTAGACTATCCTTGCGCTGGGCCGGCTTTACTATAGACTTTCTCGCTGGTTCACGGAGCAGATACCGTTGAGCGACAAAAAGGACAGCAAAAAGAAGGTCATCGAACCCCTGCGTCCTCGGGAACCTGCACTGGCGATGACGGCCAAGGCCCGCCACTGGGAGCGAGCCTGGAAGGATCTGCGCGACTCCTCCGAACGGCTGGAAGAGCTGGCCGCCATCGTCTCCTCTTCCAACGACGCCATCATCGGCAAAGACCTTAACGGCATCGTCACCAGCTGGAACCAGGCTGCCACCCGCATCCTCGGCTACACCGCCGATGAGATGATCGGCCAGTCCATCCTCCGGCTTCTCCCCGAACATCTGCAGCCGGACGAGGCCGAGATTCTCCGCAAGATCCGCACAGGCGAGCGCATCGACCACTTCGAGACCGTGCGCCGCACCAAAAATGGCGAGCTGATCGACGTCTCACTGACCATCTCCCCGCTTCGCAACCAGCACGGAGTCATCATAGGGGCCTCGAAGATCCTGCGCGACATCTCGGCGGGCAAACGTGCTGAGCGATCGCTTCTGCAGGCCGAAAAGATGGCCGCTGCCGGAAGAATGGCAGCCACTATCGCGCACGAGATCAACAATCCGCTCGAGGCTGTCGTCAATCTGCTCTACCTGCTGCGCGACTCCGTTCACGATCCCCAGGGTGCGTCTTACCTGAAGACGGCCGAGGCCGAGCTGGCGCGCGTCTCCCACATTGCCCGCCAGACCCTCGGCTTCTATCGCGAGCATGGCTCCGCCAGAAAGACCTCGCTGGCCGAACTGGTCCGCCACATCATCGACGTGTATGAGCCCCGCTGCGCGTCCGCAGGAATCTCGCTGGAATACAGCCTGAACACCAGGCGGCAGCTTACCGTGCGCCGCGGCGAGATCATGCAGGTCGTCTCCAACATCGTCGTCAACTCCATCCACGCCCTGCCCAAAGGAGGCTCCCTCGGGATCGCCGTCCAGGACGTCTCGGATGGCGTCACGATCTCCATCCGAGACAGCGGCGCAGGCATCGCCGCCGACAATCTCGCGCGCGTCTTTGAAGCCTTCTTTACAACCAGAGCCTCTATTGGCACCGGTATCGGACTCTTCGTCTCAAAACAGTTCGTCGAAGGCCACGGCGGAAACATCACGATCGAGAGCAGCCAGGACAAACACCGCCACGGAACACTGGTCACCGTCTTCCTGCCCGAGATCACCACCTACGAGAGGCCCAACGCGCAGGATCAAGAGCAGCGCGAGGCGAACGTGTCTTCCTGAGAGCATCTTTCCCCATATGCCGACTTCACGCATCCTCGCCGCCGCTCTGCTGTTCCTCCTCGGGTTCCACAATGCGCCCGCACAGGCGCCCTCTCCCGATCGAGTCATCGTCGATACCGACATCGGCGACGACATCGATGACGCCTTCGCCGTCTCCCTCGCGCTCACCAGCCCGGAGATCTCTCTCGCCGGCATCTCGTCGTCCTGGGGGGATACCGCACTGCGCGCGCGCATGATCGACCGCATGCTCTGCGAGACCGGCCGCGACTCCATCGCGGTCAACGCCGGCGTCCCGACCCGCACGACCACCACCTTCTCGCAGGCCCCCTGGGCGCGCGCAGGCATCGCGCGGACTCACGGGGACGCCATCGCCTTTCTCCTCGACCAGATTCGCACACATCCCCACCAGCTCACCCTGCTCGCTCTCGGCCCGCTCACCAATCTTGGAGCCGCCATCGACCGCGACCCCGCGACCTTCCGCCAGCTCCGGCGCGTCGTCCTGATGGGAGGCTCCGTCCATCGCGGCTATGGCGTTTCCAACGCGCCGCCCGAGCCCGAGTACAACATCGCACGCGATCCCGCCGCCGCGCAGAAGCTCTTCCGCTCCGGCGTTCCGATCTTCATGCTTCCGCTGGACTCCACCCAGCTCAAGTTCGACGAGGCAAAGCGTTCGCAGCTTGCCTCCGTCAGCACGCCGCTCACCGACAGCCTTGAGGTGCTGATCGCCGAGTGGAGCCGCAGCTCCCACACTCCGACCCCGACTCTCTTCGACGTCGTTGCTGCAGCCTACGCCATCTCGCCCGAGACCTGCCCGATGACCCCGCTCCACATCGAGGTCGACGACAAGGGGATGACCCTGCCCACCGAAGGATCGCCCAATGCCCAGGTCTGCCTCCAGCCGCACCCCGAGGCACTGTTCCACCTGCTGATGCCGCGCCTGCTCCACCAGCACATGACCGGCAACAAGGTCTGCGTCGCGCGCTCAGTCGACTAACGCTGAGCGCTAGTGCATGAAGCAGGGGCCCCGCTGATCGTTCTAGCAAATTTCAATGGTGCCATCCTGAGCGCAGCGCAGCGAAGTCGAAGGATCTGCGGTCCTCTTACAGCTCTCCAAATTCTTCCGAGCGTATCAACGCAGATGCACGATAGCCACACATCCGGGTGCCCCATCTTCGACCGCACAGCGGGCTAAGGTGGGTTTTGCAGGATCTCCACCAACAGTCCAGCTCCACTCCCTGACGCGCTTACCCCTTCGCCATCTCCTCCAGCAGCGCCACCGCCATCGCGTTCGCCGGTGTAGGAATGCCATGCGCGCGGCCCTTGCGCACAATCGCTCCATTGCGCGCTGCCGTCTCCATCGGGCGGCCCGCCAGCCGGTCCGCGTGCAGCGAGTTGATCGAGTCGGGATTTCCCCTGCGGCACGCCGCCAGCACCTCTTCCGCGAACCCGTCCGGCAGCTCAGCTCCCTCGGCTCTCCCCACGGCAATGCACTCGCGCAGCATCTCCAGCGCGACCTCGCCGATGGCCTCCTCGCGGAAACCCCCGCGGGCTTCAGCAGCAGCGCAGGCAATGCTCCCACGGCGTTGGAGCACAGCTTCTTCCATGCCACGGTCGTCCAGTCCTCAACGGCGGCTGCGTCCACCTCGGCGCCTGCGAACAGCTCTACAAACTCCCGTCCCAGCAGGGATTCCGGAACCCGCAGACTCATCGGACCGCGCTGCAGAATACGGTCGCCTTCGGCGGAGGTGCTTCGCTCCGCCGGGCAGTCCACAATCACCGGAACGATCCTCTCCTTCGCGATGTACGGCGCAAACCGTTCGCGATGCTCCACGCCGTTCTGCAGGACCGCCACCGGAGCACCCGCCGCACATAGACCATCCAGCCATCGCGCCGAAGCCTCGGCATCGTACGTCTTGGTCGCAATCAGCACCCAGTCGACCGGCTTTGCCTGCTGCGGATCAAGCAGAATCTCCGCCTCGATCCTCCGGCTGCCCGCGGCCGCTTCCACCACAATCTGCCGCGGCCACCTGCGCAGACACAGCACAAGCTGATGCCTCCCCACCGCCTGCAGCAAAGAAGCCACCACCCCACCGATCGCACCCGCACCCACAATCGCAATTCGCGCCATGCCAGTGATTCTAGAATCCCCGGCGTCGACACACATCGCTCCTCACGAACAAAAGGGTGCCCCGCCTTCGCGAAGCTAAGGGATCGTGGCTGAACCGACAAACCGCAGATCCTTCGACTACGCTTCTCGCGATGAGGCCGCGAGAAGCTTCGCTCAGGATGACACTTCATTGGGGGTGTCGGGTGTCGGGTGTCGGGTGTCGGGTGCTGGGTGCTGGGTGCTGGCTGCGGGTGTCGGGTGCTGGGTGCTGGGTGCTGGGTGCGGGTGTCGGGTGTCGGGTGCTGGGTGCCCCACATCTCGATGCTGAGATGTGGGTTTGCAGGATGAATTCACCACCTGGGAAGTGTCATGCCGACCGAAGACGCAAAGTGCCGCAGCGGAGGAACCTGCCCTGAGCGAAGTCGAATGGGATCTGTTTCTTCACCCGGCTCACCAACCGCTTCCGCACCCCAGCCCGCCGCACCGGCAAAACACCCAACGAGTCAACAAAGCCCCTACCCCAGGACCTGTGCCGCATCCTTGGCAAAGTAAGTCACGATAAAATCGGCGCCCGCCCGCCGTATCGAGAGCAGCGACTCCATCATGGCGCGCTGCGGCTCCAGCCAGCCACGCTCGAACGCCGCGTGCAGCATCGAATACTCGCCCGAGACCTGGTAGGCCCCCATGGGCAGATCGAACCGCTGCCGCGCCTCGCGGATCACATCCAGATAAGGCATCGCCGGCTTCATCAACAGCATGTCCGCACCTTCGGCGATATCGAGCTCGATCTCGCGCATCGCCTCGCGCAGGTTCGCTCCATCCATCTGGTAGCTCCTGCGGTCGCCAAACTGCGGGGTCGAATCCGCCGCCTCGCGAAACGGTCCATAGAACGCGCTCGCAAACTTCGACGCGTAGCTGAGGATCGGCACGTCTTCCAAACTCGCCAGATCCATCGCCTCGCGCATCGCCGCCACGCGGCCATCCATCATGTCGCTGGGAGCAACGATGTCTGCACCCGCCCTGGCCAGCGAGGCGGCAGTCTTCGCCAGCAGCGCCAGACTGGCATCGTTGTCCACGTGGTAGTGGTCGCCGTCCCGCGCCACCACGCCGCAGTGGCCATGCGAGGTGTACTCGCACAGGCATACATCGGCCATCATCACCAGCGAATCCAGCGTTCGATTCTTCTTGAACGCCCGCAGCGCATTCTGCACGATGCCGTCATCGGCCCACGCACCGGTCGCCTCTTCGTCCTTCTGGGACGGAAGCCCGAAGAGCAGCAGACCACCCAGCCCAAGCGCGGCGCACCGCTCGGCCTCCTTCACGGCCTCATCCAGAGAAAGGTTGTAGACGTTCGGCATGGAGCCGATGGGCCTGCGAACACCCTCGCCCGGGCAGAGAAACAGCGGATAGATCAGCGCTCCCGGATGCAGATGCGTCTCGCGAACCAGCGAGCGCATCGCCTCGGTGCGGCGCAAACGGCGCATACGCGTAACAGGAAAGTTCATCTCTCCCAGTCTATCCCCGCCGGTATCGGCAGGCGAACCACCCAAGCACGCACGACACAACATGGGTGCCCCATCTTCGCCGCGAAGCGGCTAAGGTGGGTTTTGCAGGATGCCAAACGATCCTCCACTTTCACGGATTCCAAAAAGGTGTCATCCCGACCGAAGCGCAGCGCAGTGGAGGGATCTGCGGTTTGCCCGCACATCTAAAGCCTCCAAATCCAAGGCCAAAGCCCTCAAGGCAGCGTAGCGATAAACGCATTCATCTCCCGCAGCACATCTGCCTCATTCGAGAGAAACACATAATGATTCGCATTCGGAATCCTCACCACATGCGCCGAAGGCACCTCCCTCTCAAACGCCACTGCCTGCTGCTCCGTGTTCTTGTTGTTGGCTGCGATGAACGCTGCCCGCGCTGTGGGATTGTCTTTGAAGAGATTGCCGGGTTCATGCGGATCGGCAAAGATCGCCAGCACAGGCCCCTTGATCGTCGTGAACTTCATCACTCCGTCGATGATCGCCGCGCCCGCGGGAGGCGGCTTCGGCGCACCGGCAGGCGGTAGCGGCGCCGGAATAAGCTTCAAACGTTCCTCCCGAGCGTCTATACCCTTCTCCACCAGCTCAAGGTTTGTACGCAGCGCGGCCATGAATTGTTTCTCATCGGCGGGCATCTTGCCTGGAGTCAACATCCCCAGCCTCTCCCGTAACTCCTTGCCATCGATCTGCATATCCCCGTTCACTTCGTCGTAGAGCGCATACGAATATCCCGCATCCAGATAGATCAGTCCCGCCACGCGCTCCGGATGCCGCGTTCCCACATAACTCAGCTCCTCACCCGCGATCGAATGCCCCGCCAGGACAGGCTTTTCCAGATGCAGCGCATCGAGAACAGCCAGAACATCCTCGCCCATGCGCTCAGCGGAATAGTTCGTGTCATCCGGCACGGGCTTGCTCGATGCGCCAAAGCCGCGCCGCGTAATTCCATACACGTGGTACTTGTCCGTCAGCTTCGCGGCGAACTTGTCAAAGATGTGAGCGTCGTTGCCAAGGCCTGTCAGCAGAACCAGCGGCCGTCCCGTTCCGCCCCAGTCCAGCACCTCCAGCTTGACGTCCTTATCGACCGGGACGAACTGCACTGTATGTGGCGAAGCATCGACCTTCCACGCCGTCTCCGGAGTCGCGCGCTCAAAGGTCAGCGGCAGCGAATCTCCCTGGGTAAACGTTCCGGCAACCGTCTTTCCATCCGCACTCATCGTGCCTTCGTAGGAGGCGTGAAACTGGTCCACAGCAAACTTCAGCATCGAACCCGCGAAAGAGACGGACGTCATTCCTGCCGGGGTCGGTGTCTGGTCGATGCTGTACACCTTGCCCTTCAGAGCGCCGTCACCGCCACGTTCGATCTGCATGACGATGCGGAGCTTCTGTTTCGGCGTATTCAGAGTGCCCTGCCAGGCGCCGGCGATCTCCTGCGCCCGCACCGCCAGGGGAACTGCCATCAGAAGTCCTGCTGCAAAGAAACCCATCCCGCGACGGTTCATCACAACCTCCCAGCACAGCCCTCTCTTTTCAGAAGCGAAGATCTACATCCTGCTTTGTGCGCCAGGAGGGATCGAAACCACTGCCTGGATATGGGTGATAAACCATACGCCGTGGCTGCTGGGCTTGATCATCGAAACCCACGGCGCCAGCAGGATGCACAGGCAGAACCCTACATAGACCATCACCAGCATCGCCTGCGCGATCCTCTGGGCCGGCAGCGTGGACTCCACCTCAACGTAGTAGGCGACCGCCGCCGGCCGCCTGATCCTCGAGCTCACCTGCTGGCGCGCGATGGCGCACGCCGCATCCAGGAACAGCGCAGCACACCGGCTGTTGCGCATCTTCGCGCCGCGCATCTCTTCGTCGTAGATCCACAACATCTCATCTTCAAACTCGCCTCGAAACGAAGGCGGGTAGAGCCGAATCATGCCGCGATACGCGATGCGCAGAAGGTCCTTCATGCGTTGCGAGGTCTCCTCTCCTTCAGTCGTGACTGGGCGGTCGCAATCACGTCCCGCATCCGTTCCACCTCGGCCGCCAGCACCTCGCGGCCCGACGGCGTCATCCGGTAAAACCTGCGCTCCTCGTCCTTCGGCAGCGCCGACCGCGGAACATCCATCACCAGCTTCTGGTCCATCAGCTTCTTCAGGTTGTCGTACAGTGTTCCCGGGCCCAGCCGGTAGCTCCCCTGCGACTGCCGGGCAATCTCCTGGATAATCCCGTAGCCGTGGAGATCCTCACTCGCCAGTGCAAGCAGGATGTGGAGCGTCGCCGCAGAGAGAGGAGAATTGGAGGAGGTCTTCATAATCGGATTCCGACTATATCGCCACTCGACCTTCCGGCGCAAGGTCTTTTTTGAGATCCAGGGAAGCGCCGGACGGAGAGCGGCGACAGGGGCGTAGACCGGTGGCCGGACGAACGAAATACAGGAATTCTTCCCCCTGGAGGCTCAGAATGACGGTTATGGTGGGGGGTGCATCACCGCGGACCGGAGCGGGAGAAACCCGGGAACAAGACGCAAGCGCCGCCCCGGAAGTAGGTCTGCCGCCTTATCCGGCATAAAATATTCCTATGCCCATCGACCAGAACGCGCCGCTTGCCATCGCCGATCCCGAGATCGCCGCACAGATCGAAAACGAAGTCATCCGCCAGCACGAAGGCCTCGAGATGATCGCCTCTGAGAACTTCGTCAGCCGAGCTGTACTGGAAGCCGCCGGAACGGTCTTTACGAACAAGTACGCCGAGGGCTATCCCGGCAAGCGTTACTACGGCGGCTGCGAGTTTGCCGACGTGGTCGAGAACCTTGCGCGCGACCGCGCCAAAAAGCTCTTCAACGCCGAGCACGCCAACGTGCAGCCCTCGTCGGGTTCGCAGGCCAACGCCGCCGCGTACATGTCGATCATCAATCCCGGCGACACCGTACTCGGTCTTGATCTCGCTCACGGCGGCCACCTGACCCACGGGCACAAGCTCAACTTCTCCGGTAAGCTCTACCGCATCGTCGGCTACCAGGTCCGCAAGGACACCGAAACCATCGACTACGACGAGCTTGAGGCCAAGGCCATCGCTGAAAAGCCCAAGGTCATCGTCGGCGGAGGATCCGCCTATCCGCGCTTCTGGGACTTCGCCCGCATGCGCCAGATCGCCGACAAGGTCGGCGCGTATCTCTTTATCGATATGGCCCACTTCGCCGGTCTGGTCGCCGGGGGAGCGCATCCTTCGCCCGTGCCCCACGCCCACATCACCACCACGACGACCCACAAGACGTTGCGCGGGCCTCGCGCCGGACTCATCCTCTGCGGCCAGGACCTCGCTGCAAGCGTCGACCGCTCCGTCTTCCCCGGCCAGCAGGGCGGCCCGCTGGTCCACATCGTCGCGGCCAAGGCCGTTGCCTTCAAGGAAGCGCTCGATCCGGCCTTCTCGACCTACGCTCACCAGGTCGTCGCCAACGCCAAAGTTCTGGCCGAGGCTCTTGCGGGTGAGGGCTTCCGCATCGTCTCCGGCGGAACCGACAACCACCTGATGCTCGTCGATGTCTTCCAGAAGGGCATGTTCGGCTCAGAGGCGGAAAACGCGCTCGGCGCAGCCGGTATCACCGTCAATAAGAACGCCATCCCGTACGACACCAACCCGCCCATGAAGCCCTCGGGCATTCGCGTCGGAACCCCGGCCCTGACCACGCGCGGCATGAAGGAAGCCGAGATGCGACAGATCGCCACCTGGATCGCCCGCGCTCTTGAGAACCGTAACGATGAGGCCGCCCTTCGCAAGATTCGCGGCGAGGTCACCGAGCTGGCCGATCAGTTCCCCCTCTACACCTGGCTCCGCCAGCCCCAGCCCGTCGCGTAGGCCTGCATCCTCGCGAATAAAAAAGGCCTCTTACCGAGGCCCTTTTTATTTAGCGTCATTCTGAGGCGCAGTCGAAGAATCCCTGTATTTCTTTGCAGGATGTCCACGGAACCGCACACCCTCCAAGTAAAGTAAGACCGTGTGCCCCATCTTCGCGGCGAAGGCGCTAAGGTGGGCCTTCGAGCGAAGCTCGAACCGCTCCTCGCCAACCCAACACCCCACAAAGCGATTACACTGGTCTGACCACTCCCGCAAAGGATTCCTCTCAAAATGCCGTGGTTCACCGTCGAAGCCGATGCCATCCCCGCACAACAGGTTAAAGAAGCGGCCATCCGCCTCATCGACGAAGCACAGAAGCGGATCGCCCCCAGACTGAACCGCGTCCTGCTGTTACCGCCTGATCTCACCCGCGCGCACTCGGGGGTGGGAAAGATCACCGAGTGGGTCTACCAGGAGATCATGCGCCGTAACCCGGACGCCCACGTCCGCGTCATCCCCACCCTCGGCCAGCACGTCCCCCACACCGAGGCCGAAAACAGGTGGATGTTCGGCTCCATCCCGAACGACATCATCCTTGCGCACGACTGGCGCAACGGCGTCTCGCATGTTGGCACCATCCCTGCCTCGCTCGTTGCCGAGACCACCGGCGGCGTCGCCGACTGGGAGATCCCCGTCGACCTCAACTCCACCCTCATCGACCAGCCCTGGGACCTCATCGTCAATCTCGGCCACGTCGTCCCGCACGAGGTGCTGGGCTTCGCCAACCATAACAAGAACTACTTCATTGGTCTCGGCGGCAGGCAGACCATCTGCGCCTCGCATATCGCCGCCGCGGTCTATGGCATCGAGAACAACCTCGGCTGCCTGGTCACCCCCCTGCGCGCCTGCTTCAACTACGCGGAAGAGAAGTATCTCTCGCAGCTGCCCGACGTCTACCTCCAGATCGTCATGCAACGCGATGCGGAGAACCGCCTCGTCACCAGCGGCCTCTACATCGGCGACGATCTTGAGACCTACCTCCAGGCTGCCCGCCGCTCGCGTGAGCAGAACATCACCATCTTCGAAAAGCCAATCAGGAAGATCGTTGCTGTCATGCAGGCCGACGAGTTTCGCGCCACCTGGGTAGCCAACAAGGCCGTCTACCGCACCCGCATGGCCATCGCCGACGGTGGAGAGCTGCTGATCATCGCCCCCGGCGTCGAGCGCTTCGGCGAGCAGCCCGAGGTCGATGCCCTTATCCGCAAATACGGATACAAGGGAACCCCGCGCACGCTCGCTCTCTACAAGACGGAGGCCGACATGCAGGGTATCTCGCACGGCGTCGCCCATCTCATCCACGGCTCCAGCGAAGGGCGCTTTACCATCACCTACGCCCCCGGGCCCAGGATCTCCAAAGAAGAGATTGAGCAGGTCGGCTATCAGTACGCTGCGCTCGCGGAGGTCGAGAAGCGTTATGATGCCGCCGTCCTGAAGGAAGGCTGGAACACCATGCCCGACGGCGAAGAGGTCTTCTACATCAGCACGCCGTCAGCCGGCCTGTGGACCACGGAGGCCAAGCTGAACAACCCGGCGCGCAGAGATTTGTCCCGTTCCGCCTGAAGAAGCGCCTTTTCCCGAGACTTCCTCCGCTCTATGCACGTCCATCGATTGAGAGCGCCGAATAAGTGTGTACATTTGTTTCGGAAGGAGGAGTTCGCTTTTCATGACCCTTGAGGTCCTCACCTGGCTGATCGCGATCCCGATGCTCGGTTTCATTACCGGTATGCGCACCCTGACGCCGATCACCGTTCTCAGCTGGTTTGCGTGGCTGCACCTGCTTCCGCTCGACCCCTGGGCCACCTGGGCGGGCAAGCTCCCCGTCGTGCTCGGATTCACCCTGCTGGCCGCGATGGAATATGCTGCCGACAAGTACGGACGATCGCCGCGCCCTACGCGTCCCGCCGTCCTGCTGGTCCGCGTCTTCCTGGGCGGCCTGGTAGGCGCCATCATCGCCACCTCCCTCGACGCCCCTACCAGCGAAGGCATCATCCTCGGCGTCCTCGGAGCTCTGGTCGGGGCCTTCGTGGCCTATCAGCTTCGCCACCAGCTCACCAGCCGCCTCGGCTGCAAGGTCTGGCACATCACCCTCGCTGAAGATATCTTCGCCATCTTCTTCGCCATCTTCTGCATGGGCATCGTCACCGGCTGATGGCCGGGGCAATTGCCAGACCTCCTCCCTCCAAGACCCTTCAGAAGGTGTCATAGGGACTGTCGAAAGTGCATATTCCAAATCGGCTGTCACGAGTGCAGATTCCGAATCATCGGATTACGCAACTTCCATCATGCATCGCCGAGCGACTGCTATCGGATAGCAGACCTATGCCGATACGCCCCTAATGGCTGGTCAGCTTCAACCCGACGATCGAGATCAGCAGCAGCGCAAGAAATCCGATCCGCGGCGCGGAGGCAGGCTCATCGAAGAGAACGATCCCGAGGACCGCGGCTCCCATCGCACCGATTCCCACCCAGACCCCGTAG is a window of Edaphobacter sp. 12200R-103 DNA encoding:
- a CDS encoding nucleoside hydrolase; this encodes MPTSRILAAALLFLLGFHNAPAQAPSPDRVIVDTDIGDDIDDAFAVSLALTSPEISLAGISSSWGDTALRARMIDRMLCETGRDSIAVNAGVPTRTTTTFSQAPWARAGIARTHGDAIAFLLDQIRTHPHQLTLLALGPLTNLGAAIDRDPATFRQLRRVVLMGGSVHRGYGVSNAPPEPEYNIARDPAAAQKLFRSGVPIFMLPLDSTQLKFDEAKRSQLASVSTPLTDSLEVLIAEWSRSSHTPTPTLFDVVAAAYAISPETCPMTPLHIEVDDKGMTLPTEGSPNAQVCLQPHPEALFHLLMPRLLHQHMTGNKVCVARSVD
- the hemB gene encoding porphobilinogen synthase, which translates into the protein MNFPVTRMRRLRRTEAMRSLVRETHLHPGALIYPLFLCPGEGVRRPIGSMPNVYNLSLDEAVKEAERCAALGLGGLLLFGLPSQKDEEATGAWADDGIVQNALRAFKKNRTLDSLVMMADVCLCEYTSHGHCGVVARDGDHYHVDNDASLALLAKTAASLARAGADIVAPSDMMDGRVAAMREAMDLASLEDVPILSYASKFASAFYGPFREAADSTPQFGDRRSYQMDGANLREAMREIELDIAEGADMLLMKPAMPYLDVIREARQRFDLPMGAYQVSGEYSMLHAAFERGWLEPQRAMMESLLSIRRAGADFIVTYFAKDAAQVLG
- a CDS encoding ketopantoate reductase C-terminal domain-containing protein, whose amino-acid sequence is MLQRRGSIACAAAEARGGFREEAIGEVALEMLRECIAVGRAEGAELPDGFAEEVLAACRRGNPDSINSLHADRLAGRPMETAARNGAIVRKGRAHGIPTPANAMAVALLEEMAKG
- a CDS encoding GMC oxidoreductase; the protein is MILNGTAVENNTTLRAQYCVIGSGMGGASVASSLAKAGKDVLLVEAGGSERSSSPPVSAESTGRPFGIPLTRCIELGGTSNAWHGNSNPLDEQDFAPRPWLDVDGWPLTRQDLDPFYEKAALLLGNDSCSGLKPSLLPPAVHRSIGRIDFNPSILHPKFLEYRKPPHRWKNTLLELAHNGRLRCLLGTCALELLPDEHGSRVVRLKAGAPGRTFFLEAETFIVAAGALETPRLLLNSRSRHPGGIGNQHDQVGRCLMDHPTGPFSMLRFRRILRATAYSDHALPGGERYVRAALALQPELQESLQTSNHYFMIRPCIGSRHVRGDLRLSFLAARSIRDINVRQVAGILSSPNLLYRILIARLGVPAFYRYGELFFMAEQLPNPKSRITLSPERKDAFGYPVASIHWNPTSADFRSLESFVNTAFTTGLSSRHHRMAHQGTIEEWIDSFTSAAHHLGTARMAATSTHGVVNPSLQVFGVNNLYLCDASVFPTAGSANPSLTITALGIRLAQHLLRDQGIQKSSVPSQLLQNSSISERSIPVSLNGAGPN
- a CDS encoding nitrogen regulation protein NR(II), with the translated sequence MSDKKDSKKKVIEPLRPREPALAMTAKARHWERAWKDLRDSSERLEELAAIVSSSNDAIIGKDLNGIVTSWNQAATRILGYTADEMIGQSILRLLPEHLQPDEAEILRKIRTGERIDHFETVRRTKNGELIDVSLTISPLRNQHGVIIGASKILRDISAGKRAERSLLQAEKMAAAGRMAATIAHEINNPLEAVVNLLYLLRDSVHDPQGASYLKTAEAELARVSHIARQTLGFYREHGSARKTSLAELVRHIIDVYEPRCASAGISLEYSLNTRRQLTVRRGEIMQVVSNIVVNSIHALPKGGSLGIAVQDVSDGVTISIRDSGAGIAADNLARVFEAFFTTRASIGTGIGLFVSKQFVEGHGGNITIESSQDKHRHGTLVTVFLPEITTYERPNAQDQEQREANVSS
- a CDS encoding alpha/beta fold hydrolase — translated: MNRRGMGFFAAGLLMAVPLAVRAQEIAGAWQGTLNTPKQKLRIVMQIERGGDGALKGKVYSIDQTPTPAGMTSVSFAGSMLKFAVDQFHASYEGTMSADGKTVAGTFTQGDSLPLTFERATPETAWKVDASPHTVQFVPVDKDVKLEVLDWGGTGRPLVLLTGLGNDAHIFDKFAAKLTDKYHVYGITRRGFGASSKPVPDDTNYSAERMGEDVLAVLDALHLEKPVLAGHSIAGEELSYVGTRHPERVAGLIYLDAGYSYALYDEVNGDMQIDGKELRERLGMLTPGKMPADEKQFMAALRTNLELVEKGIDAREERLKLIPAPLPPAGAPKPPPAGAAIIDGVMKFTTIKGPVLAIFADPHEPGNLFKDNPTARAAFIAANNKNTEQQAVAFEREVPSAHVVRIPNANHYVFLSNEADVLREMNAFIATLP